The Oncorhynchus keta strain PuntledgeMale-10-30-2019 unplaced genomic scaffold, Oket_V2 Un_scaffold_984_pilon_pilon, whole genome shotgun sequence genome includes the window tgtgtatgcgCTGGTGTGCAGTCAGGTTTCCTGAACGATTGaagctcttcccacattgatcacagctgtaAGGCTTCTCGCCTGTGTGTATGCGCTGGTGTGCTGTTAGGTCTCCTGATTGattgaaactcttcccacactgatcacagctataaggcttctctcctgtgtgtaagCGTTGGTGTATAGTCAGGTGTCCTGATTGattgaagctcttcccacactgatcacagctataaggcttctctcctgtgtgtgtgcgttggtgTTCGCTCAGGGTTCCTGAATGATTaaagctcttcccacactgatcacagctataaggcctctctcctgtgtgtatgcgTTGGTGTGTAGTCAGGTGTCCTGAATGATTGAAGCTtttcccacactgatcacagccataaggcctctctcctgtgtgtatgcgCTGGTGTGTAATTAGAGATCCTGAAAGAatgaagctcttcccacactgatcacagctataaggcttctctcctgtgtgtatgcgCTGGTGTGTAATTAGGGATCCTGAATGattgaagctcttcccacactgatcacagctataaggcttctctcctgtgtgtatgcgCTGGTGTGTAGTCAGGTGTCCTGAACGattgaagctcttcccacactgaaCACAGCCATAaggcctctctcctgtgtgtattcgctGGTGTGTAGTCAGTTGTCCTGAACGATTGAAGttcttcccacactgatcacagctataaggcttctgtCCTGTGTGTATGTGCTGGTGTGCAGTCAGATCTCCTGACATCCTGAAGCTCTTCCCACAATGAtaacagctataaggcttctctccagtgtgtatgCGTTGATGTGTAGTCAGTGCTCCTGATTGATTGAAGCCCTTCCCACACcaatcacagctataaggcttctctcctgtgtgtatgcgCTGGTGTGTAGTCAGGTGTCCTGATTGATTaaagctcttcccacactgatcacagctataaggcctCTCTCCAGTGTGAAGCCGCTGGTGAATTATCAATTCTGTCTGTTtagcaaaactcttcccacagtcagaacaGCGGTGGTGTGGTTTCTTCCCTGTAAGTTTCTGCTGGTGTTTACTAAGatgttctgatctggagagactcttctgGAGAGACGTCTTGTCAGCATCATGTTgatgttgaggctccccagatgATAAGCCCCTCCCACTGAGAGAGCAACGGTTAGGGCTGTCCGCTGTGAAACAAAGTGAATGAATAGCAGGTTAACCAATGGGACTTTGATAAATGCATTAAATTGAGTGAGAACCATGTTAGTTGTTATTTGATTAGCATATTTGACTCTGAAATTCAGACATGAAATTATGTGAAAACTATTTCTAAGATTCATACTTTCAGTTTCCCTAACTCACTGCTGTCATGACTTTCCCTCCCGGTTGATGATCAGAGTGCCCCCCCCCCCGAGAGGAAGGACTTTAACGACCGGTCATAAACTCTCTCTCGTGCGCGGCAGTATCGAGAAGTCAAAAATCctttgtgtgtagagagagaattTGCCGCCAAAACGCCAACATCCAAAAGTGGataatgaaacaatatttctCCCATAAAGAATGTGGGAAATGGTTGGTGGGGATTCAAACAATAATCATGTCAACAGTTGTTTTGCGTATAactaaatacagttgaagtctgaagtttacatacaccttacccaaacacatttaaactctgtttttcacaattcctgacatttaatccaagtagaaattccctgtcttagatcagttaggatcaccactttattttaagaatgtgaaatgtcagaataatagtagagagaatgacttatttcagctttaatttctttcatcacattgtcagaagtatacatacactcaattcgtatttggtagcattgcctttaaattgtttaacattttgggtagccttccacaagcttcccacaacaagttgggtgaacTCAGATTTGTAgtcctccttgctcacacatgctttttcctagttctgcccacaaatgttcaataagattgaggtcagggctttgtgttggccactccaataccttgactttgttgtccttaagccattttgccaaaactttggaagtatgcttggggtcattgtccatttggaagacccatttccgaccaagctttaacttaactgatgtcttgcttcaatatatccacataattttcctttctcatgatgccatcaattttgtgaagtgcaccagtccctcctgcagcaaagcaccccataacaagatgctgccaccccagaGCTTCacaattgggatggtgttcttcggcttgcaagcctccccccttttttactccaaacataagATGGTCaccatggccaaacagttctatttttgtttcctcagaccagaggacatttctccaaaaagtacaacctTTGTCCCCAGAGTCTGGATTTTTTTTATGCTGTTttgcagcagtggcttcttccttgctgagcggttatgttgatataggactcgtttcactgtggatatagatacttagtacctgtttcctccagcatcttcacagggtcctttgctgttgttctgagatttatttgcacttttcgctccaaagtacgttcatctctaggagacagaatgtgtctccttcctcagcggtatgacggctgcatggttccatggtgtttatacttacatactattgtttgtacagatgaacgtggtaccttcagacgtttggaaattgctcccaaggatgaaccagactcgtggaggtctacaattttctttgaGATCTTGGCGGATTTCTTTTTCCCCCCCgatgacgtcaagcaaagaggcacagagtttgaaagtaagccttgaaatacatccacaggtacacctccaatttactcaaattatgtcaattagcctatcagaagcttctaaagccatgacataattttctggaattttccaagctgtttaaaggcacagtcaacttagtgtatgtaaacctgtgGCCCATcggaattcaaatcaaattttatttgtcacatacacatggttagcagatgttaatgcgagtgtagcgaaatgcttgtgcttctagttccgacaatgcagtaataacctacaagtaatctaactaacaattccaaaactactgtcttatacacacaagtgttgggggataaagaatatgtacataaagatatatgaatgagtgatggtacagagcggcataggcaagatacagtagatggtatcgagtacagtatatacatatgagatgagtatgtaaacaaagtggcatagttagtggctagtgatacatgtattacataaagatgcagtagatgatatagagaacagtatatacatatacatatgagatgaataatgtagggtatgtaaacattatattaggtagcatggtttaaagtggctagtgatatattttacatcatttcccatcaattcccattattaaagtggctggagttgagtcagtgtgttggcagcagccactcaatgttagtggtggctgtttaacagtctgatggccttgagatagaagctgtttttcagtctctcggtcccagctttgatgcacctgtactgacctcgccttctggatgatagcagggtgaacaggcagtggctcgggtggttgttgtccttgatgatctttatggccttcctgtaacatcgggtggtgtaggtgtcctggagggcaggtagtttgcccccggtgatgcgttgtgcagacctcactaccctctggagagccttacggttgtgggcggagcagttgccgtaccaggcggtgatacagcccgccaggatgctctcgattgtgcatctgtagaagtttgtgagtgcttttggtgacaagccgaatttcttcagcctcctgaggttgaagaggcgctgctgcgccttcttcacgatgctgtctgtgtgggtggaccaattcagtttgtctgtgatgtgtatgccgaggaacttaacttgctaccttctctactactgttccatcgatgtggatagggggctgctcccgctgctgtttcctgaagtccacaatcatctccttagttttgttgacgttgagtgtgaggttattttcctgacaccacactccgagggccctcacctcctccctgtaggccgtctcgtcgttgttggtaatcaagcctaccactgttgtgtcgtccgcaaacttgatgaacTTGACCATTTATGTGCATGTGAcgcgagcagtgtggtcagcatgttactttatttggcacataGGCACTTGGTATAGTCATATTTTAATTCAATGTTTTGAGATAGAAGAAAATACATGTATTTAGATGTACATGACAGAATGTTTAAAATTAGGTGAAAAATATTTTTGGACCAAGGTACACTTAAATATCGGTGGAATGACCGATATTTTCATCAATATATAATTATTAAATGAATGACTAAAGTGCATAAAGATGGCAGGATTCTGATATGACGTCATTGTTTTAGCACTATCCACTGAGTTCTGAAACTACGGTGAGCGACATTGTGTTGATTTATTGGAACATTGAACAATCTACTTTTTTGGTTTTTCAAATTGCCGACATCTTGAAGCTAAAATTGGGATCATGTTTACTGTGCTAATGACCATACCACTAGTAAAGGACAGCAAAGTAGAATACAGTGAACTCAGCAAAAGGAATAATTTGTGGTAAGTAATGCAGGCAGCCATCTTTATGCACCTCCGCTATCATTTCAGAAGCACTGTAGTCTAATCTACACACCATGGTTCTTACTTAATGAAATCAaatctccctcttccttctcttcttctcctctctcagtTCCACTCTGCCCCGGTGTTTTCCTGCAGTCAACCAGACCCAG containing:
- the LOC118375021 gene encoding zinc finger protein 271-like isoform X2, whose product is MINISCVQQDKAIPFPSTFLESPGQKSPGTALLLGLVDCRKTPGQSGTERGEEEKEEGDLISLTDSPNRCSLSGRGLSSGEPQHQHDADKTSLQKSLSRSEHLSKHQQKLTGKKPHHRCSDCGKSFAKQTELIIHQRLHTGERPYSCDQCGKSFNQSGHLTTHQRIHTGEKPYSCDWCGKGFNQSGALTTHQRIHTGEKPYSCYHCGKSFRMSGDLTAHQHIHTGQKPYSCDQCGKNFNRSGQLTTHQRIHTGERPYGCVQCGKSFNRSGHLTTHQRIHTGEKPYSCDQCGKSFNHSGSLITHQRIHTGEKPYSCDQCGKSFILSGSLITHQRIHTGERPYGCDQCGKSFNHSGHLTTHQRIHTGERPYSCDQCGKSFNHSGTLSEHQRTHTGEKPYSCDQCGKSFNQSGHLTIHQRLHTGEKPYSCDQCGKSFNQSGDLTAHQRIHTGEKPYSCDQCGKSFNRSGNLTAHQRIHTGEKPYSCDQCGKSFNHSGALITHQRIHTGEKPYSCDQCGKSFNRSGYLTIHQRIHTGEKPYNCDQCGKSFRNLGHLTIHQRIHTGERPYSCDQCGKSFARDFTLTKHHLTHTGEKPYSCDQCGKSFRTSEHLTKHQRIHTGEKPYSCDQCEKSFSQDSSLTTHQLTHTGEKPYSCLCGKSFAYSGSLKKHQKAQTCFLSSPSSTAPVPDP
- the LOC118375021 gene encoding zinc finger protein 271-like isoform X1, whose amino-acid sequence is MINISCVQQDKAIPFPSTFLESPGQKSPGTALLLGLVDCRKTPGQSGTERGEEEKEEGDLISLSKNHADSPNRCSLSGRGLSSGEPQHQHDADKTSLQKSLSRSEHLSKHQQKLTGKKPHHRCSDCGKSFAKQTELIIHQRLHTGERPYSCDQCGKSFNQSGHLTTHQRIHTGEKPYSCDWCGKGFNQSGALTTHQRIHTGEKPYSCYHCGKSFRMSGDLTAHQHIHTGQKPYSCDQCGKNFNRSGQLTTHQRIHTGERPYGCVQCGKSFNRSGHLTTHQRIHTGEKPYSCDQCGKSFNHSGSLITHQRIHTGEKPYSCDQCGKSFILSGSLITHQRIHTGERPYGCDQCGKSFNHSGHLTTHQRIHTGERPYSCDQCGKSFNHSGTLSEHQRTHTGEKPYSCDQCGKSFNQSGHLTIHQRLHTGEKPYSCDQCGKSFNQSGDLTAHQRIHTGEKPYSCDQCGKSFNRSGNLTAHQRIHTGEKPYSCDQCGKSFNHSGALITHQRIHTGEKPYSCDQCGKSFNRSGYLTIHQRIHTGEKPYNCDQCGKSFRNLGHLTIHQRIHTGERPYSCDQCGKSFARDFTLTKHHLTHTGEKPYSCDQCGKSFRTSEHLTKHQRIHTGEKPYSCDQCEKSFSQDSSLTTHQLTHTGEKPYSCLCGKSFAYSGSLKKHQKAQTCFLSSPSSTAPVPDP